In Grus americana isolate bGruAme1 unplaced genomic scaffold, bGruAme1.mat H_1, whole genome shotgun sequence, the genomic window cagAGCCGCAGAGCACCGAGTACCTCTGTTCGGCAGCAGCCGGGGCTCCGCGGAAGATGCCGAGACCcctcccggggcgggggcgggcagggcccccccagccaggcacggcagcagccctgccaggcCTGAGCTTGTTCCCGCACGGAGGTTTGGCCGCCTCATGGAAACGGGAGCCGAGGGGAAAACCACAGGGActttcccaaaaaaaaaaaaaaaaaaaaaaaaaattgggttgggggggggggtttcccTCCCCGCTCAGTTCCCAAAGCCTCGgcgaggggaaaaaatgaagcgGGACAGTTTGGGGACGCGGGGGGAGACGTGAGGTTCGCCGCGGTCGCCCCACATGGCTCCCCACGGCGGGGGCTGCGAGCCGGCCCGGGCGCGTTGGGCTTGGGCTGCCCAGACAATGCTCCTTTCATCCCGCAGAGCAGCCCGCGGACGGGGACACGCTGGCTGCCcgctcccggggcggggggggacacacacggtCCCCGCAGTTTCGGCCCCTCGCCCACGCGAGGCCGTGCCCCGTGCAAGGAGGGGCCGGGCGCAGCAGCACCCGCCGGCCGATGTGTCGGGCTCAGCCCCGCGTTTAGGGGACGATGCTCTGCGGGAGCTCAGCCTGTGGGGCCGGTGTCTggcaacccccccaaaaaagcgcctctgctgcctgcatccccctGCTCACAGCATCCCCCCGCTCCCCAAAGCCATCGCATCCCCCCCCTCGCAgcatccccctgctccccagagATGTCACATCCCCCCTCTCGTAGCATCCCCCCACTCACAGCATCCCCCCGCTCCCCAGAGATGTCACATCACCCCGCTTGCAGCATCCTGGCTCCCCAAAGCCATCACATCCCCCCCCCGTAGCATCCCCCCACTCACAGCATCCCCCCGCTCCCCAAAGCCatcgcacccccccccccccgcagcatCCCCGCCCCCCAGGCGCTCAGCGCCGTCGCTGCAGGCTCCCCCAAGCCGTCAGCAGAAGACGAGGGTGCTGTGGCCTTCCCCAGGCGGTGGGGTCACACGGACCGCAGGGCACCCCGAGTCCCCCAGGGGACCGGCAGCTGTGCAGGGGGGTCACCCCGGTGAAGCCGAAGCCTCGCACACCTCCCCGACAGCGTTTAGGGGGTCACCAACGtccccccagccagcagcaggacagaaCCAGCCCAGCACCACAGGGAACCCCCCGGCGCAGCCCTCCCGTACCCGGCAGAGCCACGTCCTCCACCTGCGCTGCCGATCGCCCCCATCCTACCTGAgccccccgacacccccccgGGCACGCAGCTCCCTCGGCACCCCAGGTGTTCCGCCGCATCCTCCGCTCCCCTACGGAGCCGGTTCTTCTCGCAGGCCCCCCGACGCCGAGGCTCTGGCAGCACCCCCAACACGCCAAAGACCTAAGAACCCCCCCGCGAGGGGTTTTGCCCCGTTATCTGCccccaccgcgcagcccccccggggccggAGCCGTCCGCAGCGTGGTCCTGGCTCCGGTTTTGCTCCGTTATCGCCCCGCACGGGGGTGGAGCGGTGGCCGGCTTCCCTTGTTAATTGGGTCCTATTTTTAATTCAGGTTCGGGAGAGGTGcgggggaggatgaggaggatgCAGCAGATCGAAATTAACGGGCGGAATCGGAAGCGAGTCCCCGGTGCCCAGCCCGGTCCCACGTGCGACGGCACGGTGCGACGGCAGCACGAGGTCACGCCTGGCGCTGGGGTGTGCCGGCTGCGCGCCGGGAACGTCGCATCGGCTTGGCCCACCGGCACGCTGCGGCCAGCCGGGCCCCGCCGCTGTgccggggtgcagggggggctgCGCTGGCCGTAACCGCGTGCACCGGCAGCTTTGCACGGGGCTGCACCCCACGAGGagcggggggggtcccagggctgaGCCTGCTGTGGCCGGGGTCCACACAGAGCCACGCTCCTCTGGGGGTGCCAGCCTGTCCCCCCGATGGAGCATCCCCTctgaccccccccccggtgctccAGGCACCCCAACACCTCGCAGACCCCAAACCCCtctctgcaccccaaaaccaaccccccagcctggcagaTCCACTCCCGCaccaggggcgggggggggggggggacccgCGGTCGGGGtcgggggtgtccccccccccgcagcgccGGGACGGGGTGCGCCCCCGGagcggtgccccccccccaaccccccccagccccccccccccccgctccggcCGGTGCCCAAAGTTTGCGGAGGaagcagcgggggggggggggggcagggccggtgaccccccccccccgggcagccgGGGGCCGCcgccgtgtgtccccccccccgctccccggaCTGACCTGGCCGGGCGGCTGCGGGCtccggcggcggctgcgggcggggcacggggggggggggggagctggggcgggggggggggggagggaaaaaccCTTCccagaattaaataaataaacccgGAGCTGCCCTCGCagagcccggccccggccgcccgcccgctgggcccccccgctccccagcgcccccccccccccccgtgcagcccacagctggggggggggggggggggcagcacggggggggCCCCGGCTGGGGGGTTCGGTGCACACATcaagggggggctggggggggtgaaGGCCCCCGGGACACCCCGAGCTCCAGCCTCCCGCTGCAGCGGAGCGGGGGCCGtcggacacccccccccccccccattttaaGGCGTTTCAGCCCCCCCCGTAGTGATGGAGAGAGGCTGGAGAAGGGGGGATGCACCCCCAGACagagccccccaccccccagccccccgcccgGGGACTCCTCTCCCAgagggggttttgggttttttttttaaggggggggctgtgccccaGTTGGGGTGTTCGACAGGCGGTACTGGTGGTACTGgtctggctggggcaaaacgCGCTGCAGGGGGGAGCAGCCTTGTCCCTAATTAGTGCCCAGCGCTAATTGGGTTTCGGGGTTTCTCTGGCACCCTCTGGTGGCATCGCCACCGCCGACAGCCCCCCCGGGGGTCCCCCCCGAGCCAAAGCCCACCGGGATCAGCCCAGGGACCCCACAACCGGGAGTGGgacccagcagcaccccccaCGGCAGGGcacccccgggacacccccctccccccccaaagctGGGGCCAGGGGGGGCTCCCAGGGCACCGAGGCAGGACAGAGAGGCCGTGTCACCCCCCCCACACcggatttctttcttttattcctaAATAATCAGCTCCGGTATAAGGTACAAAATCTCCGTCCCCCCCTCGCCGCCCCCGGCAAAggagggggggcaggagcgcggcccaggagcagctccaaAACCCCGATTCAAGGCCTCTAATTCTAGCGTAGAAAGTGTTCGGACACCGAGCTCGGGGCCCCTCGCCTGGAAAGGGGGGGGCCAGGAGCCCCCAGAGACACCCCCCCAACACATCTGAAGATATCTGAGATGCTGGgagcccccgggacccccagaATGTATGGAGGTGCCAGGAGCCCCCCCCAAGATGCTTGAAGATGCTGGGAGCCCCCAGAGAGCCTCCAGCATGCATGGAGGTACCAGGAGCCCCCCAACATGCACGAAGGTGCCAGGACCCCCCTAAGCCCCCCCGTACGCCTGGAGATGCCAGGAGCCCCCAAAGACGCCTTTGCAGGCCGGGAGGTGCGGGcagacccccagcccccccccagcccctgggtcGCTCGGGGCGGGGGTCCCGCGGGAGAAGGCAGTTCTGTCAGACCCCAACAGAGCAGACGgggggagggacagggagcagagggggtgtggggaaggggtGCGGGGGtgcccccggggctggggagcaggaacAGGGCCCCcccctttcctctgctccccccctccccgggccaaGAGCTGAAGGGCACTTTGGGTTTACAACCGATGGGGACGACGTCGGCGTCCCGCGATGGCTGCGAAGGGACCGGGCACCCCCCGACCTCCCACcctggggggtgtggggggggggtggcggccCCCGGCCGGGGGGAGCCCAGCACGGCCCgctgtccccaggcaggggggtggcagcaggggggcgtccccccctccccgtgccagAAGCGTGGGTGCACGTGCACGCGCGTGCAAGAGAGAGACACAAACtgcattgggggggggggggggcaacggGGACAGAACGGCCCCGGGGGGTGTCGGGGTGCGTGCGGGGGGGTCAGTTAACGCTGTCCTCGTCGCTGGCCTCGCCGCGGTCGTCTTTGGTCTCGGCCAGGGAGCTCTCGTCGATGTTCTCCAGGGAGTCGGCGTGCTGGAGGGACAGCTCGGAGAGCGGCAGGGGGGGCAGGCGGCTCTGCTCGGGGAACAGCCAGGGCTTGAAGTGCGGGTCGTGCTTCTGCTTCCACTCCGGGTACTTCAGGCAAGCCTTGTACATCTTCTTCATCGCCTGGGAGGAAGGCTGGGTTGGAGCTGAGCCGGGCAGGGGGAccctttgcccccccccccccccccccggtgcgaCCCGCTCACCTTGGGGGCCAGGAACTGCGAGGATTTGTTCACCACCCACTTCGGCAGGGAACCTGCAGAGACAAGAGGAGCCGGGCTGGGACCggcacccccggcacccccggcaCAGCCAGGACCCCTGGCacggcagccccccgcccccctgtCACCCTCCTCGGGGACACCCGTCTGCAGAGGggacagcggggggggggacggtcCAGGGGAATCGGGGTTTGACCCAAACTGCTGCCTCGGCTTCTCGCcgtgttcaaaaaaaaaagcgatTTCAGCATTTTGGCCGCCCCTTCCACCCCAGAGAAGAACTATTGCAAGAGAACAGGCCCAAAATGTTTCCTCCCAGCATTGCTCCAGCGCTCCCGGTCTGGCTCCGGCTGCATCCCGAGatgctccctgctgcctccctgcccattgctgcctgctgctgcctgtctctgagccccccccgagcccccgaGCCCCTCCCGGCTCCAAAAAACTCCCACCCGATTTATTAACCTCGGGCCGACCCGTGAGGACAGACCCCCAACCGGAGGGCGACCGTCCCCGAGGGACGAGGACGGGACCGGGGTGGGCTGAACCCTGGGGCGCGGGGGTCCCCCCCGTACCTTTGGGGTCCACCTGTGCCAGGTAGGTGATGGTGCAGCTCTTGGCTCCCGTCCCCTCGATCAGGTAGCCCGTCTGGATGGAGACCGCTCGCACCATGTCCTTCCGGGGGGGGTACTTCTGCAGGGGGGACAGCGCGGGGGGCACAGGGACGCGGCGGGGGTGGGACAGGGTGCAGGCAAGCACCgactgcaggcagggctgccccgacccccacagcccccccaccGCCTCCGGCCTCCTCCCGAGCTCTGAGCGACCCACGGGGCAAACCCAGCCCCGTCCCGGCGCGGGCGAcaccccagaccccccccccccgacccccccggCACTCACGGGGTGCTTGACGGAGTAGTTCATGATGATGTAGTCGGTGCCCATGGGCAGCCAGGAGCGGAGCGTGATGACGTCCCGGTTCTTCAGGGGCTtggggcacctccctggggacagcagcCGTGGGGGACGAGGGTGAacccactcccccccccagcacaggcaTCCCCCCAGGGGTCCAAGCCcgccccccaaatccctcctgTCCCGGTACCCGGGCTCCCCGCAGCGATGCCGGGCACCACGGGCACCCCGGCGcccaccagccccacggccGCTGAACCCACGGCCACAACGGCCCCGGGGCTCGGTTCCCCTccgggaccccccggccccctcctcACAGGCGTAGTAGCCCACGTCGGAGTTGACGGTCAGCTTCCCGATGTCGAAGGTCTCGATGACGTTGGTGTCCCACTTTTTCCGATACTCGATGTCATGCAGCACGTCGTAGAGCGTCTCCGCCGGCACGTCCTTGCACTCATCCTGCACTGCAGGGGTGGGCGGGTGTGAGAAACCACCCCGGGCCAGAGGGCTCCCCAAAACACAAGGCAaccatcccacccccccccagaggAGCTGGATCCCAGTCTGGCCCAGTCCAGTCCAGTTTGTCACCCAGGGCCATCTTGAACCCTGGGCACACGGGGCCAGCTACACCCCGAGGCAGCACGGAGCTGAGCCCTGGATGCTGGGGGGTCtttcggggggggggcaccctccCACCTCACCTCTTCCCCCCatcactgcccccccccccagcagcatccctgcacGGGGCACTggcggtgccgggggggggacTGGCGTGCAGGGCCATGGGGCAGCGAGCATCGTGCCGGGGGGGCGGAGCGGGGAGCAGCCCCCCAGGTTGGGAGCAGCTCCAGTAACCATGGCAGCCAAATCCTCcggaagagaaggaaagaaaggagaagctgcGGTCCTCCCCCGGCAACGGGGATGCCAGCCGGCAACGGGGACGTCATCCGGCAACGGGGATGCCACCCGGGCAAGGGCCGCCGGAGCCGTGGGGCGGTGCAGGCAACCGTGCAGCGAGCGCAGCACGACTGCTGCTTGCAGGGCCAAATCCTCCACCCACAGAGCCCgtccctgccccacagagcCTGTTCCTGCCCCACAGAGCCCGTCCCTGCCCCACGGAGCCTGTCCCAACCCCACGGAGCTGCCTGTTCCTGCCCCAACCCCAGAGCCCgtccctgccccacagagcCTGTTCCCAACCCCACGGAGCCTGTCGCTGCCCCACGGAGCCTGTCCCCAACCCCACAGAGCttgtccctgccccacagagcCTGTCCCCAACCCCATGgagcccatccctgccccatggaGCCCGTCCCTGCCCCACGGAGCCTGTCTGCAACCCCACAGAGCTTGTCCCTGCCCCATGGAGCCTGTCCCCAACCCCACAgagcccatccctgccccacagaGCCCGTCCCTGCCCCACGGAGCCCATCCCCCCGTGCCTTGCACTACAACCCCGCCGCGTGAGCCCCCGTTCGGCCGAGCACCCGTGGGGCCTTGCCAGGCGGTTTCACGGAGCGCAGCCCCGGCCGACGTCCTCGGGGACCCCCGCTCCCACCCACAACCGGGCCCCGCTGCCGGCACCGTGCCTGCGCCGGGCTGGGTGCGGGGTCGGGCGCTGCCGCCGATCCCGTTTATTCCCAAAGCGGCGAGGCAGGTCGGCCGAGCTGTGCCCACGCAGGCAGGACCGGCCGGGTGACTCAGgacctgcctgcgctgcctgcagccGGGGGTGACTCACGTCCCCAGGGGGGCTCGGAGGGCTCGGAGGGCTCTTTCTGGGGGACGAGAGGGGACGGTGCCGGCcgggaagcgcccagagcacCGGCCCCAGCCCTGAGTCAATATTGACTCTGACGTGAAcggggcgaggaggaggaggaggaagcaagaGCGAGAGCAGGGAGACGAAGGCGACGGGTGCAAGGGGCCGCCCGAGCCAGCTCTGCCCCGACGCCCTCCCCGCCGGAGATTTTGCAGGGAGGGGGCTCACAGGGGCAGCTCTGGGCCCGCACCGGTACGGCCGGCACCAGAAGTCACCGGGGCACGAGGGCACGAGGGGACGGCCGACGGCGTGCCGGGCTGTGGGACGAGAGCGGagggggggacccccccggacccccccctCTGCCTGGGGGGCTGCGGCCACCTCGGGGGGAACCTCGCAGAGGCCACGCAGGTGGTTGGGGACTGAGGGGACCCCCAGGATGGAGAAAAACTCCCTCCAGGGTCACCTCAACCCCCGCCCCGCATCCTCGGGGGGGCCGACACCGGCACCAAGCCCTGGCTTTGCCGCGGCGTCCCCTCCGGCCCGGAGCGCGCTTCCCCGGTGGTGCACGGTGCAGGCAGCGCCGGCGGCCATGGGGGTCATTAATTAAAGAGAAGATCTCCCCCGTGGCCCGGATGTGCGGCGCGATCGCTAACGACCGGGCGCCGCGTCTCAAGGTGACCTGATGAATAAGTGACGAGCGGGAGCCGCGGTCCGCACAGGGGCGGCCAGCGCCTGCGTCCCCGGCAAAGCCCGGCGAAGCTCCGGCCCCCTCCCGGTGTTTCCCATGGGATGGCTCCTTCCCAGGGGCAGCGTctcccccggggctgggggtccaCAGGCACCGGCTCGCTGCTccggtggggtggggaggggggtcccGGCCGGGGTCCCCCACCCCGCAGCCATCTCGGGCACCATGACGGTGAACGGGCAGCCCCCGGGCCACCAAATCCCGCGCGTCCCAGGGATGAATCGGCCCGGGTCGTGTCGGGTCCCGGTGGCCCAAAGCTGTTCCCAGACTCCAGAGAACAGGTTGGACGAGAGCCGCATCCCTAAtggcgggcggggggggacgggaggggggggcagcCGCCTCAACGCAGGGCGAGACCTTCGGGTTTCGTTTAATTACAAAGCAGCGGCAGGAGCGAGGAAGCCAGCGAGC contains:
- the LOC129200225 gene encoding LOW QUALITY PROTEIN: START domain-containing protein 10-like (The sequence of the model RefSeq protein was modified relative to this genomic sequence to represent the inferred CDS: inserted 1 base in 1 codon) is translated as CRXECKDVPAETLYDVLHDIEYRKKWDTNVIETFDIGKLTVNSDVGYYAWRCPKPLKNRDVITLRSWLPMGTDYIIMNYSVKHPKYPPRKDMVRAVSIQTGYLIEGTGAKSCTITYLAQVDPKGSLPKWVVNKSSQFLAPKAMKKMYKACLKYPEWKQKHDPHFKPWLFPEQSRLPPLPLSELSLQHADSLENIDESSLAETKDDRGEASDEDSVN